In the Festucalex cinctus isolate MCC-2025b chromosome 10, RoL_Fcin_1.0, whole genome shotgun sequence genome, one interval contains:
- the frem1b gene encoding FRAS1-related extracellular matrix protein 1b isoform X1 translates to MSQAFQLVKALHWLSFFYDARKSCEAPVFLFLLHLMVTSRPRRTKWKSTTFPLLGPPCGRRTSGSLWNLFVREDVDVRHIGSLHSRGSLSSTQLPARLPKMAAAGMLLPLLLLARAVAGGVVEVNAGMEVARGRSAFLSKEQLRIGTEADALCKVEVVLNQPITQRVGRLTPQVFDCDFLPEEVMYQHNGSPLLDSDQVLLRVYRLGSWETRVESVVMQVRVVERSPGLVDLGPTPLVVPDFYGLSNAIDRSVVNIPGRDGAACTVRLVAAAGVLTAGQLVREDDALQRKGGDAAAPPCPGKRACASGTKEVSFLKTSCQDFLSSGLKYRHLSPPSPDLDYVAISVELRELETRALLEAESVWLPVQIVGATPNQPPRAAFMASLILEVDQFVLTPITTATLDAEDPEGPKDGLVFNVTVPPPRGYVTHLDQHNKPVGSFTWSDLHHLKVAYQPPNSSRPARDNFQMEFQSFDPSFASSPPIVVHVSIRAAETDAPRVSWNTGLDLLEGQSRAITWAELQIVDRDNIDDVFLVAVDGPEHGRLLVGGAKAFAFGVRDLREGRVAYEHAGGESARDRVLFRISDGRHSLRHKFPINVLPLDDTPPFLVNNVALEVPEGAALRLRPDHLLASDLDSADDRILFSVVLPPRAGRLFARDRPRDPGLPITSFLQRDLTRGLIFYQHSGDEIFHDSFHVTLADAHVPPNLSHAYTVSVVVFPVEDELPVESAASVRHLTVEETQVAFITRAHLRFTHVEHPDADLSYTVTRPCYSPQQPGLMDAGRLFFVDSGAALRRDPTAPALKSFTQVGRRAHDATTGGADPPLRLLARQHAVDHLKVAYMPPLEDIGPEPLQVRFVFSVGDRGGGAVNDLDFNITVTPVDDQSPEAFSNLLRVEEGGTAFVTDEHVLVRDRDTREPDLKVALERPARRGRLELRGRTLRPGDAFVLADLRGLAVRYVHDDSESTEDDVGLRVTDGVNAVLLDLLVHVVPVNDEPPQLGAGLRGELRCPEGGRVQVTADYLAATDRDSEDAKLSYMLARRPARGELRKAGLPVDKFSQEDLLQGHVFYVHTGGEIGPAPASDTVTLIISDGDAGGMDGCCHGDAPPVPLHGTLPVYDLNVTLLPVNNKVPSVILGASMLAVDEGSRACLCGGVLGASDPDSTPEQLTFHLDAKPLHGFLENVQPTPGYEKSNAGIPIESFKLDELTSGFINYVQSEHKGAEPTVDQLLISVSDGLHHSASVPVYIVINPTNDEKPSLHLANFTVKEGGMRELTPSLLDAFDLDAPPDELTFSLTGAPAHGSLKASASSRPEEESGASLVAVTSFTLRELRQGMRLWYAHDDSESPHDRLTLRLTDGVHSLSATAAVAVLPVDDHPPRLLKNAGAEAEPGERRLLSAVVLQAEDVDTPPQGIFYLLHAAPRFGKLQLKSETGQKELAAGQNFTQDDVDANRLSYTPRLHADDDGFKGHDSFRFSLSDLEHQSSAHTFDITISTTHKGEVRVWTGDVRVSSGERAVLNTDVLRAQDGGGRPERLVYTVTAAPRHGLLHAAARPGVPLRNFTQMDVAAQRVCYTHDNDRRHRGDTFSFVVSNGERSQAASVHVSVQASDRVPPTLEANAGVRVRDGGEAVIGAERLRLADARAPAGELAFALIRPPRRGRLLLRGVPLGPPPAGFTQADVDGRHLAYRHEVAAAGRPLNDSFLFLPGDGRNRGYLRFGRLRTEPDVFHVHVEQVDRSPPFVTTLSRPSDVIVLRDGRRALSITSKHLRAADDHSLPDQIQFAVVTPPRFGHLENIHTGAYVRGRFTQRDVERRSLVLVVPADVDVTGDSFLFRLSDPAGNVGAPQTLDLSWSRIELSASCFRTCETAGRLQVLIQRRGKSADPAYVAIQVQDGTAKVGQDFTHSTAGLIQFDPGVNRKTWSIYLHADGLEENDEDFTVTLKNPKNAILGQTTSAKVEIIDPRGGRCDLSVEKAAEAPPPTPPLATPTPEVATPTPAGEDHTVLDVEAELVWESTHPPRGDVPNRRPFADHDDQGEEPQDQPHPGLAQQEGARSSGLKVTSVAEKMDQKVWTFHSLTSLRLEEEEEVEVAPPAAGGATEDQRPGSAPHVHRAGSRKKEAESRQRKTGRSLSGHCEEGWTHHRGRCYLASSSVSSWASAERACSFLSDGGLPSVRSRRELAWLWRFAGKKPFWMAPAHVLPTAQQGRPGAWPSSPSSSSWWAPACLLAESASRWTSGSCDAHTQHAFICQASPRAR, encoded by the exons GAAGTCTTTCAAGCACGCAACTTCCTGCCCGTCtgcccaagatggccgccgcgggCATGCTCCTCCCACTGCTGCTGCTCGCCCGGGCGGTCGCCGGCGGCGTCGTGGAGGTGAACGCGGGCATGGAGGTGGCCAGGGGCCGTTCGGCCTTCCTGTCCAAGGAGCAGCTGCGGATTGGGACGGAGGCCGACGCCCTCTGCAAGGTGGAGGTGGTCCTCAACCAGCCAATCACGCAGCGGGTGGGCCGGCTCACGCCGCAG gtgTTTGACTGCGACTTCCTGCCAGAGGAAGTCATGTACCAGCACAACGGAAGTCCTCTGCTGGACAGCGACCAAGTCCTCCTGCGGGTCTACAG GTTGGGCTCTTGGGAGACCCGAGTGGAGTCGGTGGTGATGCAGGTTCGCGTGGTGGAGCGCTCGCCCGGCCTGGTGGACTTGGGGCCGACCCCGCTGGTGGTTCCGGACTTCTACGGGCTGTCCAACGCCATCGACCGCTCGGTCGTCAACATCCCAGGCCGGGACGGCGCGGCGTGCACCGTGCGACTGGTCGCCGCCGCCGGAGTCCTGACCGCGGGTCAGCTGGTGCGGGAGGACGATGCCCTCCAGAGGAAAG GTGGCGATGCGGCGGCGCCGCCCTGCCCGGGCAAGCGAGCCTGCGCGTCGGGCACCAAGGAAGTGTCTTTCCTGAAGACCAGCTGCCAGGACTTCCTGAGTTCCGGCCTCAAGTACCGACACCTCAGCCCCCCCTCGCCCGACCTCGACTACGTCGCCATCAGCGTGGAGCTCAGGGAACTGGAGACCAGGGCTCTGCTGGAg GCGGAGTCTGTGTGGCTGCCGGTGCAGATCGTCGGGGCCACGCCCAACCAGCCGCCGCGGGCCGCCTTCATGGCGTCCCTCATCCTGGAAGTGGACCAGTTCGTCCTGACCCCCATCACCACCGCCACGCTGGACGCCGAAGACCCCGAGGGCCCCAAGGACGGGCTGGTGTTCAACGTGACAGTCCCGCCCCCGCGGGGCTACGTCACCCACCTGGACCAGCACAACAAACCCGTGGGCTCCTTCACCTGGTCCGACCTGCACCACCTGAAGGTGGCGTACCAGCCGCCCAACAGCAGCCGCCCCGCCCGCGACAACTTTCAG ATGGAGTTCCAGTCCTTTGACCCTTCCTTTGCGAGCAGTCCGCCCATCGTGGTCCACGTGTCCATCAGGGCGGCGGAGACGGACGCGCCTCGGGTGTCCTGGAACACGG GTCTGGACCTGCTAGAAGGTCAGTCGCGAGCCATCACGTGGGCGGAGCTGCAGATCGTGGACCGCGACAACATCGACGACGTCTTCCTGGTGGCCGTGGATGGTCCCGAGCACGGACGCCTCCTCGTCGGAG GTGCGAAGGCGTTTGCGTTCGGCGTGCGCGATCTACGCGAGGGCCGCGTGGCGTACGAGCACGCGGGCGGCGAGAGCGCGCGCGACCGCGTGCTCTTCCGCATCAGCGACGGGCGCCACAGCCTGCGTCACAAGTTCCCCATCAACGTCCTGCCCCTCGACGACACGCCGCCCTTCCTGGTCAACAACGTGGCGCTGGAGGTGCCCGAGGGCGCCGCCCTCAGGCTCCGCCCCGACCACCTCCTGGCCTCCGACCTGGACTCGGCCGACGACCGCATCCTCTTCAGCGTGGTGCTGCCCCCGAGGGCCGGACGCCTCTTCGCCAGGGACCGTCCCCGTGACCCCG GCCTTCCCATCACGTCCTTCCTCCAACGCGACTTGACTCGGGGTCTCATCTTTTACCAACACTCCGGAGACGAAATCTTCCACGACTCCTTCCACGTCACACTGGCCGACGCCCACGTGCCGCCCAACCTATCGCACGCTTAC ACGGTGTCGGTGGTGGTGTTCCCGGTGGAGGACGAGCTCCCGGTGGAATCGGCCGCAAGCGTGCGCCACCTGACGGTGGAGGAGACCCAAGTGGCGTTCATCACACGCGCGCACCTGCGCTTCACCCACGTGGAACACCCGGACGCAGACCTCAGCTACACCGTCACCCGGCCCTGCTACAGCCCCCAACAACCCGG TTTGATGGACGCCGGTCGCCTCTTCTTCGTGGACAGCGGCGCCGCCCTGAGGCGGGACCCGACGGCGCCGGCGCTCAAGTCTTTCACGCAGGTGGGTCGCCGAGCACACGATGCAACGACAGGTGGCGCTGACCCTCCGTTGCGGTTGTTGGCGCGGCAGCACGCGGTGGACCACCTGAAGGTGGCGTACATGCCGCCCCTGGAGGACATCGGACCCGAGCCGCTCCAAGTCCGCTTCGTCTTCTCCGTCGGCGACCGCGGAGGCGGCGCCGTCAACGACCTCGATTTCAACATCACCGTCACGCCCGTCGACGACCAGTCGCCCGAG gCTTTCAGCAATTTGCTGCGCGTGGAGGAAGGCGGCACGGCGTTCGTGACGGACGAGCACGTGCTGGTGCGTGACCGCGACACCCGCGAACCGGACCTGAAGGTGGCGCTGGAGCGCCCGGCTCGCCGCGGACGACTAGAACTGCGAGGGCGAACCCTGCGACCCGGAGACGCGTTCGTGCTCGCCGACCTCCGAGGACTTGCCGTCAG GTACGTCCACGACGACTCGGAAAGCACCGAGGATGACGTGGGTTTGCGTGTGACGGACGGCGTCAACGCCGTCCTGCTGGATCTGCTCGTCCAC GTGGTGCCCGTGAACGACGAGCCCCCGCAGCTGGGCGCGGGCCTGCGCGGCGAACTGCGCTGCCCGGAGGGGGGCCGCGTCCAGGTGACGGCCGACTACCTGGCGGCCACCGACCGCGACAGCGAAGATGCCAAGCTGAGCTACATGCTAGCGCGCCGGCCCGCCAGAGGCGAGCTGCGCAAGGCGGGGCTTCCCGTCGACAAGTTCTCGCAAGAGGACCTCCTGCAGGGTCACGTGTTCTATGTGCACACGG GCGGCGAGATCGGTCCCGCTCCCGCCTCCGACACCGTCACGCTCATCATCTCCGACGGCGACGCGGGCGGGATGGACGGCTGTTGCCACGGCGACGCCCCGCCCGTCCCGCTGCACGGCACACTTCCCGTGTACGACCTCAATGTCACTCTACTTCCTGTCAACAACAAAGTTCCCAGCGTCATCCTGG GAGCATCCATGTTGGCGGTGGACGAGGGTTCGCGGGCGTGTCTGTGCGGGGGGGTCCTGGGGGCCTCGGACCCCGACAGCACCCCAGAGCAGCTGACCTTTCACCTGGACGCCAAACCCCTGCACGGCTTCCTGGAAAACGTTCAGCCCACGCCGGGATACGAGAAGAGCAACGCCGGAATTCCCATAG AGTCGTTCAAGTTGGACGAGTTGACGTCCGGCTTCATCAACTACGTCCAATCGGAGCACAAAGGGGCGGAGCCGACGGTGGACCAATTGCTGATCAGCGTGAGCGACGGCCTGCATCACTCCGCCTCCGTCCCCGTCTACATCGTCATCAATCCCACCAATGACGAGAAGCCGTCACTGCACCTGGCCAACTTTACC GTGAAGGAGGGGGGCATGCGGGAATTGACCCCGTCCCTCCTGGACGCCTTTGACCTGGACGCCCCGCCGGACGAGCTGACCTTCAGCCTGACGGGGGCGCCGGCGCACGGCAGCCTGAAGGCGAGCGCGTCGTCCCGCCCCGAAGAAGAATCCGGCGCTTCCCTCGTGGCCGTCACCTCCTTCACCCTGCGAGAGCTGCGGCAGG GCATGCGCTTGTGGTACGCGCACGACGACTCTGAGAGCCCGCACGACCGTCTGACACTGCGACTGACGGACGGTGTCCACTCGCtcagcgccaccgccgccgtcgCCGTGCTGCCCGTCGACGACCACCCGCCACGCCTCCTCAA GAACGCCGGCGCGGAGGCGGAGCCTGGCGAGCGCCGGCTGCTCTCCGCCGTGGTCCTCCAGGCCGAGGACGTGGACACGCCCCCCCAGGGAATCTTCTACCTGCTGCACGCCGCGCCTCGCTTCGGGAAACTGCAGCTGAAG agcGAGACGGGCCAGAAGGAGCTGGCGGCGGGTCAGAACTTCACTCAGGACGACGTGGACGCCAACCGGCTAAGCTACACGCCCCGCCTGCACGCTGACGACGATGGGTTCAAAGGTCACGACAGCTTCCGCTTCAGCCTGAGTGATCTGGAACACCAAAGCTCCGCCCACACCTTTGACATCACCATCAGCACCACCCACAAAG GCGAGGTGCGGGTGTGGACGGGCGATGTGCGCGTGTCGTCGGGCGAGCGCGCCGTCCTCAACACGGACGTGCTGCGGGCGCAGGACGGCGGCGGGCGTCCCGAGCGGCTGGTGTACACGGTGACGGCGGCGCCGCGTCACGGCCTGCTGcacgccgccgcgcgacccggcGTGCCGCTCCGCAACTTCACGCAGATGGACGTGGCCGCGCAGCGCGTCTGCTACACGCACGACAACGACCGACGACACCGCGGCGACACCTTCAG TTTTGTGGTGAGCAACGGCGAGCGCTCGCAGGCGGCCAGCGTGCACGTGTCCGTCCAGGCGTCGGACCGCGTCCCGCCCACCCTGGAGGCGAACGccggcgtgcgcgtgcgcgacgGCGGCGAGGCCGTCATCGGCGCCGAGCGCCTGCGGCTCGCCGACGCCCGCGCGCCCGCCGGCGAGCTGGCCTTCGCGCTGATCCGCCCGCCGCGACGCGGACGCCTGCTGCTGCGCGGCGTCCCGCTGGGCCCGCCCCCGGCCGGCTTCACCCAGGCCGACGTGGACGGGCGCCACCTGGCGTACCGGCACGAGGTCGCCGCCGCCGGCCGGCCGCTCAACGACAGCTTCCTCTTCCTGCCCGGCGACGGACGCAACCGCGGATACTTGAGATTCGGGCGGCTCAGGACCGAGCCGGACGTCTTTCACGTGCAC GTGGAGCAGGTGGACCGCTCGCCTCCGTTCGTGACGACGTTGTCGCGGCCCAGCGATGTGATCGTCCTGCGCGACGGTCGCCGGGCGCTCTCCATCACGTCCAAGCATCTGCGGGCCGCCGACGATCACAGTCTGCCCGATCAGATCCAGTTCGCCGTCGTCACGCCGCCGCGCTTCGGACACCTGGAGAACATCCATACCG GAGCGTACGTCCGAGGGCGTTTCACGCAGCGAGACGTGGAGCGCCGCTCGCTGGTGTTGGTGGTGCCCGCCGACGTGGACGTGACCGGGGACAGCTTCCTGTTCCGGCTCAGCGACCCGGCGGGGAACGTCGGCGCGCCGCAAAC TCTGGATCTGTCCTGGTCCCGAATCGAATTGTCGGCCAGCTGCTTCCGGACCTGCGAGACGGCGGGAAGGCTTCAGGTCCTGATCCAGCGACGCGGGAAGAGCGCCGACCCGGCGTACGTCGCCATCCAG GTCCAGGATGGGACTGCCAAAGTGGGTCAGGACTTCACACACAGCACAGCCGGACTGATCCAGTTTGATCCAG GAGTCAACAGGAAGACGTGGAGCATCTACCTGCACGCCGACGGCCTGGAGGAGAACGACGAGGACTTCACGGTGACTCTGAAGAACCCCAAGAACGCCATCTTGGGACAGACCACCTCCGCCAAGGTGGAGATCATCGACCCCAGAGGAG GACGTTGCGATTTGAGCGTGGAGAAAGCCGCCGAGGCCCCTCCTCCTACTCCTCCCCTCGCCACGCCCACCCCAGAAGTTGCCACGCCCACTCCGGCAGGAGAAGACCACACCGTCCTGGATGTAGAGGCGGAGCTTGTATGGGAGAGCACCCACCCTCCCCGAGGCGACGTTCCGAACCGCCGCCCCTTCGCCGACCACGACGACCAGGGAGAAGAACCGCAAGACCAACCGCATCCCGGACTCGCGCAGCAGGAAGGCGCCCGCAGTTCTGGACTCAAG GTGACGTCAGTGGCAGAAAAGATGGACCAGAAAGTCTGGACG TTCCACAGTCTGACTTCTCTGCgcttggaggaggaggaggaggtggaagtcgcacccccggcagCAGGTGGCGCCACCGAGGATCAGCGCCCAGGAAGCGCCCCTCACGTGCATCGCGCAGGAAGCAGGAAGAAAGAGGCGGAGTCACGCCAGCGCAAA ACGGGGCGGTCGCTGAGCGGCCACTGCGAAGAGGGCTGGACTCACCACAGGGGGCGCTGTTACCTGGCCAGCTCCTCCGTCAGCAGCTGGGCGAGCGCCGAGCGCGCCTGCTCCTTCCT gtcCGACGGCGGCCTGCCGAGCGTCCGGTCCAGACGAGAGCTGGCCTGGCTCTGGAGATTCGCCGGCAAGAAACCCTTTTGGATGGCGCCGGCCCACGTGCTGCCAACGGCGCAACAAG GCCGTCCAGGGGCGTGGCCGTCTTCACCGTCTTCGTCGTCCTGGTGGGCGCCGGCGTGTTTGCTGGCGGAGAGCGCCTCCCGCTGGACGAGCGGCAGCTGCGACGCGCACACGCAGCACGCCTTCATCTGCCAGGCGTCGCCTCGCGCTCGCTAG